Genomic segment of Candidatus Aegiribacteria sp.:
TAATCGATTTTAGTGCTTTATGTGAGATTTATTCACCTGTATTTCATTAACACTATTTATCCTGAATTTTCTATTTGTCTGTCTTTCTATTGTCCTGACGAATTCTGCTTCACCGCATGGAATACCGTTCTTTGTTCTCCTTCGAATAAGATCCATTTCAACAGGATCATATGTAAGATATTCCCTCCAGTTTGTGAATGAGTCAAGAATAACAGGTTCACGAACCAAAGGGTCATGTTCAATTAATCCCATGTGGAATTTCGTGCTTGACCATCTATAGTCCCAGGCTTTCCTGACAATTCCTGAACGTACCGGATTACGAAGAATATATCGCACTGCAGCATAGTAATGTACTGAAGACATGGGTGTTGAATAGAATCTTCCCTGGAACAATCTTCCCTTTACACCTTTACGTTCATTGAAATTATTC
This window contains:
- a CDS encoding transposase translates to MARITRVVVPGLPHHVTQRGVRSINIFECDKDRYFYLRMLSEYTTKYKLEIKCWCLMSNHVHLIAVPESEESLSQAIGSAHWAYANNFNERKGVKGRLFQGRFYSTPMSSVHYYAAVRYILRNPVRSGIVRKAWDYRWSSTKFHMGLIEHDPLVREPVILDSFTNWREYLTYDPVEMDLIRRRTKNGIPCGEAEFVRTIERQTNRKFRINSVNEIQVNKSHIKH